One Candidatus Saccharibacteria bacterium RAAC3_TM7_1 genomic region harbors:
- a CDS encoding hypothetical protein (RAAC3_TM7_1_318), translating into MKLKQKILVTGVFTLFVSLFSLAGLVYPAYADPAATGKSVVCNDGKTVVAHKYDAPPVESMDDKDYQVACKKHRGYTHIDETIVCKDGSSQNVYKKLADPKDKLDDKDRQKACKGHGGIKPASSDDEPAVNDCGGVDTAIIKCDSSGTGLESNAVWKLLIIAINILSAGVGILAVGGIIYASILYTTAEDKQDQINKAKDIIQNVVIGLVAYALMWAGLNFLIPGGLFS; encoded by the coding sequence ATGAAATTAAAACAAAAAATTCTAGTAACTGGAGTGTTTACGCTTTTCGTTTCACTGTTTAGCCTGGCAGGGTTGGTGTACCCAGCCTACGCTGATCCGGCAGCGACTGGAAAATCGGTGGTATGTAACGACGGTAAAACAGTCGTAGCACATAAGTATGATGCCCCACCAGTTGAATCTATGGACGACAAAGACTACCAAGTCGCCTGCAAGAAGCATCGTGGCTATACGCATATCGATGAAACGATCGTCTGTAAAGACGGCAGTTCACAAAATGTCTATAAAAAACTAGCCGATCCCAAGGATAAGTTAGATGACAAAGATAGACAAAAAGCTTGCAAGGGGCATGGTGGCATTAAACCAGCTTCCTCGGATGACGAGCCTGCAGTCAACGACTGTGGAGGCGTCGACACAGCTATCATCAAATGCGACAGTAGCGGCACCGGCCTCGAGAGCAATGCTGTCTGGAAGTTGCTGATCATCGCGATCAACATATTGAGCGCCGGCGTGGGTATCTTGGCGGTCGGCGGCATCATCTATGCTTCAATCCTCTATACGACGGCCGAAGACAAGCAGGATCAGATCAATAAAGCCAAGGACATCATCCAAAATGTGGTCATTGGACTTGTTGCCTACGCTCTGATGTGGGCGGGACTTAATTTCTTGATACCAGGAGGATTATTCAGTTGA